The following are encoded in a window of Lacinutrix sp. WUR7 genomic DNA:
- a CDS encoding nucleoid-associated protein, producing MITRKLATISKFIIHKVGNKHNDTKNAFSDKEVHFDEQSYELMLPFLLRPFGNVVQSYRFNHHANVELNEINSYAKSIFTDDDAFVETSKNIVKHLFEQSDSAQIKTGDVLVALFEGIEYKEMVTNAIGIFKIENKTNFFQTYLEDNSYDVLVQQGISSKKVDKGCLILNQTDMEGNIILSVDNNSYDAQYWLDKFLNIKYADDMNNHTHNYLDMCSEFSTEILKNSFGEQERNIFLAKTIDYFKENETINVENFKEEVFKDENHIQLFEDFKKEYEEEQKVLLRNQFDLAEAVVKKDKKKIKTEIKLDTNIQIKLDIDAPDAAEEFLERGYDDEKKMYYYKVFFNAEG from the coding sequence ATGATTACACGTAAACTCGCAACCATTTCAAAATTTATTATTCATAAAGTTGGTAATAAACATAACGACACTAAAAATGCTTTTTCAGATAAAGAAGTCCATTTTGATGAACAAAGTTATGAGCTTATGCTTCCGTTTTTGCTAAGACCTTTCGGTAATGTGGTACAAAGTTATCGTTTTAACCATCATGCAAATGTAGAACTTAATGAAATCAATTCGTATGCAAAAAGTATTTTCACCGATGATGATGCCTTTGTAGAAACTTCTAAAAATATAGTAAAACATTTGTTTGAACAAAGTGATTCTGCTCAAATAAAAACAGGAGATGTTTTAGTTGCGCTATTTGAAGGTATAGAATACAAAGAAATGGTTACTAATGCTATTGGTATTTTTAAAATTGAAAACAAAACCAATTTCTTTCAAACCTATTTAGAAGACAATAGTTATGATGTTTTAGTACAACAAGGGATTTCATCTAAAAAAGTGGACAAAGGTTGTTTGATTTTAAATCAGACAGATATGGAAGGAAACATTATTTTAAGTGTAGATAATAATAGTTATGACGCCCAATATTGGTTAGACAAGTTCTTAAATATTAAGTATGCAGATGATATGAATAACCATACACATAACTATTTAGATATGTGTAGTGAGTTTTCTACCGAAATTTTAAAAAACAGTTTTGGCGAACAAGAACGAAACATATTTTTAGCAAAAACCATTGACTATTTTAAAGAGAATGAAACGATAAACGTTGAAAATTTTAAAGAAGAAGTTTTTAAAGACGAAAACCACATTCAACTTTTTGAAGATTTTAAAAAGGAATACGAAGAAGAACAAAAGGTATTACTGCGTAACCAATTTGATTTAGCCGAAGCGGTTGTTAAAAAGGATAAAAAGAAAATTAAAACAGAGATTAAACTAGATACTAATATCCAGATTAAACTAGATATTGATGCTCCAGATGCTGCCGAAGAATTTCTAGAACGTGGTTATGACGATGAAAAGAAGATGTATTACTACAAGGTATTTTTTAATGCCGAAGGGTAA
- a CDS encoding collagen-like protein, translated as MKTTITKTKYFLLALLVAFSFSCSPEDGDDGMDGQDGAIGLTGPAGLNGTNGVDGADGTNGTNGEDGEDGNANVITSDWFGPDGQTFISNGYTSYAEFNASAPEITSDIYNSGVVLVYAKFNNFVPEVWPTGTITPLPVTISGGTTDHIFTYYPELSNIKIRLRREGPEPTWTISSTALFRYIIIPSSSTKTNLDYSKMSYEEVIDILGLDY; from the coding sequence ATGAAAACCACAATTACAAAAACTAAGTATTTTCTTTTAGCATTATTAGTAGCTTTTAGCTTTTCTTGTTCACCAGAAGATGGTGATGATGGCATGGACGGACAAGATGGTGCTATAGGACTAACAGGACCTGCTGGTTTAAATGGCACTAACGGTGTAGATGGCGCAGACGGTACTAATGGTACAAATGGAGAAGACGGAGAAGATGGCAATGCTAATGTAATAACCTCCGATTGGTTTGGACCAGATGGTCAAACCTTTATCAGTAATGGGTATACTTCTTACGCAGAGTTTAATGCTAGTGCACCAGAAATAACTAGTGATATATATAATAGTGGCGTTGTATTAGTATATGCGAAATTCAATAATTTTGTTCCCGAAGTTTGGCCTACTGGAACTATTACTCCTTTACCTGTGACTATTAGTGGTGGAACCACAGATCATATATTTACTTATTATCCAGAATTATCTAACATTAAAATTCGATTACGAAGAGAAGGTCCAGAACCTACTTGGACTATTTCTTCAACAGCGCTTTTTAGATATATAATAATCCCTAGTAGTTCAACAAAAACGAATTTAGATTATTCAAAAATGTCTTATGAAGAAGTTATCGATATACTAGGTTTAGATTACTAA
- a CDS encoding porin family protein, whose protein sequence is MNYLKTINYYKNDHNMTSSKNVQLTNNPFMKTKNIVFLFTLFFLFATQIQAQISIGGGLGYNEKISGPGFTLKGVFTITDNIAISPSASYFFGNQVYGYKRSLLAGDVNAHYYFNILENKLKVYPVAGINFSSYKTGNSYYNDLFDYETKQVTDNALGANIGAGATYQFTEKLKVYLEPKFVISDYSQVVINAGVLLNL, encoded by the coding sequence ATGAATTATTTAAAAACAATTAACTACTACAAAAACGACCATAACATGACGTCAAGTAAAAATGTACAATTAACAAACAACCCTTTTATGAAAACAAAAAACATCGTATTTCTATTCACATTATTCTTTTTATTCGCAACACAAATACAAGCGCAAATCTCTATAGGTGGCGGATTGGGTTATAACGAAAAAATTTCTGGTCCCGGATTTACATTAAAAGGCGTTTTTACTATTACCGATAACATTGCGATTTCTCCTAGTGCTTCTTATTTTTTCGGGAATCAAGTATATGGTTATAAACGCAGTTTACTTGCTGGTGATGTAAATGCACATTACTATTTTAATATCCTTGAAAATAAATTAAAAGTATACCCTGTTGCTGGAATAAACTTTTCTAGTTACAAAACAGGAAACTCCTATTATAATGACTTATTTGACTATGAAACAAAACAAGTAACAGATAATGCTTTAGGTGCTAATATAGGAGCTGGTGCAACCTACCAATTTACCGAAAAACTAAAAGTCTATCTAGAACCAAAGTTTGTAATTAGTGACTACAGTCAAGTAGTTATAAATGCTGGGGTTTTATTAAATCTTTAA
- a CDS encoding DUF4412 domain-containing protein codes for MKFLKLALIILSLSLSTNTQAQLLKKFGNAAERAAERTLEKKVDEKTTRETEKTFDSTFNRKKQNKKEQRQTSNRSSSEIQKAYVFTHKFVMQVESDKHHTNIHYFLNNDDNYIGSSMDLENNNTKMITVMDMSEKRAIMFMEINDEKKQMSIPLDFDNMTEDAMEEQEVKITPTGKTKTILNYTCHEYEVEGKDYHGNIWVTQDAGVSFSKSFYKAKAKKGLNQSWMSMINGLTMEMHITNTSKRKEQIMVMKCIALEKSKLTINGSDYKKMM; via the coding sequence ATGAAATTTTTAAAACTAGCACTAATAATCTTAAGTCTAAGTCTATCTACAAATACGCAAGCACAGCTTTTAAAAAAATTCGGCAATGCAGCTGAACGCGCTGCAGAACGAACTTTAGAAAAGAAAGTAGATGAGAAAACCACCAGAGAAACCGAAAAAACATTCGACTCTACTTTTAATAGAAAGAAGCAAAATAAAAAAGAACAACGCCAAACGAGTAATCGTTCTTCTTCAGAAATACAGAAAGCCTATGTATTTACACACAAGTTTGTAATGCAAGTTGAAAGTGATAAGCACCATACAAACATCCATTATTTTTTAAATAATGACGATAATTATATTGGTAGCAGTATGGATTTAGAAAACAACAATACCAAAATGATTACTGTGATGGATATGTCTGAAAAAAGAGCAATCATGTTTATGGAAATAAATGATGAGAAAAAACAAATGTCTATTCCTTTAGATTTTGATAATATGACAGAGGATGCTATGGAAGAGCAAGAAGTAAAAATTACACCAACCGGAAAAACAAAAACCATCCTTAATTATACCTGTCATGAATATGAGGTAGAAGGTAAAGACTATCATGGAAACATTTGGGTAACCCAAGATGCTGGAGTTTCTTTCTCCAAATCATTCTACAAAGCAAAAGCTAAAAAAGGTCTAAACCAATCTTGGATGTCGATGATTAATGGTTTAACCATGGAAATGCATATCACAAATACTTCCAAAAGAAAAGAACAAATTATGGTAATGAAATGTATTGCACTAGAAAAAAGCAAGCTTACCATAAATGGTAGTGATTATAAAAAAATGATGTAA
- a CDS encoding C13 family peptidase, protein MKKLKFLFLLLLALSFSCVTDDNESENQEQEQEIVGYSNIKKDSWRNQIGQEFEVEGILIVENQAAKLLVSQNDYYVDGLIDERNYIHINMDSDLENELNLNEYYGKKVKITGTLEVSNNESYLSTSQILGDISLATLLINNLSGIQILSPTVFISRPEFYNVCIRYPQLCEFDFSQENKTALIYSGGINDGYAYMRYWNDVKFMYSILLDKGYPEDNIRVVYKNGIGEDSDIPVHYAANQTGLNNAFSYLGNRMNSNTKFFLMMNNHGGGNDTYNPSYGNSGVIDSNGDDNRAGINDNVDEQFFYYNSSTALTDDFLASKINALPMNSMIAVVKPCYSGGVIWDFKGPNRVIMTSGTEFQVTYSHTSGMFGEFTYHFFAAVTGKDPITGNTVNADLNADGKISMYEAQVYILANDARNEQPQYEDDNDGVGTSSPSASGVGASTFL, encoded by the coding sequence ATGAAAAAATTAAAATTTTTATTCCTGTTACTATTAGCGCTAAGCTTTTCTTGTGTGACAGATGATAATGAATCTGAAAATCAAGAGCAAGAACAAGAAATTGTTGGTTACTCTAATATTAAAAAAGATTCTTGGCGTAATCAAATTGGACAAGAATTTGAAGTAGAAGGTATTCTTATTGTAGAAAACCAAGCAGCAAAATTACTGGTTAGTCAAAATGATTACTATGTTGACGGACTTATAGACGAGCGAAATTATATTCATATCAATATGGATTCCGACTTAGAAAATGAATTAAACCTTAATGAGTACTACGGAAAAAAAGTTAAAATTACGGGTACTTTAGAGGTAAGTAATAATGAAAGCTATCTGTCTACTTCACAAATCCTAGGAGACATTTCATTAGCCACCTTATTAATAAATAACCTTTCCGGAATACAAATTTTAAGTCCGACAGTGTTTATTTCTAGACCAGAATTTTATAATGTATGTATAAGATATCCGCAATTATGTGAATTTGATTTTTCGCAAGAAAACAAAACAGCACTTATTTATAGTGGCGGAATTAACGATGGCTATGCCTACATGCGTTATTGGAACGATGTGAAATTCATGTACTCTATTTTATTAGATAAAGGTTATCCCGAAGACAACATTCGTGTAGTATATAAAAATGGTATTGGCGAGGATAGTGACATTCCTGTACATTATGCCGCAAATCAAACAGGCTTAAATAATGCATTTTCGTATTTAGGAAACAGAATGAATTCCAATACCAAATTCTTTTTAATGATGAATAATCACGGAGGCGGTAACGACACCTACAATCCAAGCTATGGAAACTCTGGAGTTATAGATAGTAATGGCGATGATAATAGAGCTGGTATTAATGACAATGTAGACGAACAGTTTTTTTACTATAATTCTTCTACCGCATTGACAGATGACTTTTTAGCTAGTAAAATTAATGCCTTACCAATGAATTCTATGATTGCTGTAGTAAAACCATGTTATAGTGGTGGTGTTATTTGGGATTTTAAAGGACCAAATAGGGTTATCATGACCTCTGGAACAGAATTTCAAGTTACCTATTCACATACTTCTGGTATGTTTGGCGAATTTACCTATCATTTTTTTGCTGCTGTCACTGGAAAAGATCCCATTACAGGAAACACGGTTAATGCCGATTTAAATGCTGACGGAAAAATTTCTATGTACGAAGCGCAAGTATATATTCTTGCTAATGACGCTAGAAATGAACAACCACAATATGAAGATGATAATGATGGTGTTGGTACTTCTTCTCCAAGTGCTTCTGGTGTTGGTGCTTCCACATTCTTATAA
- a CDS encoding sigma-70 family RNA polymerase sigma factor produces MHRVQNNITIEDLKEGSDLLFKNIYEDNRDKFLNFAKKYNLSQEDNIDVYQDAYIIFYNNVMQGKVQEFTSSISTYLFSIGKYLIFDKMKKNNKTINPDFDLSIVREKEELVDSELEMEQQELTTEQILLKKYFVTLGKKCQELLTLFYYRGFTIKDIIEAGNYTSENVVKSAKSRCMKTLKERINTKE; encoded by the coding sequence ATGCATAGAGTTCAAAATAATATTACTATTGAAGATTTAAAGGAAGGCTCAGATTTGTTGTTTAAAAATATATACGAAGACAACAGAGACAAGTTTTTAAATTTTGCTAAAAAGTATAACTTATCTCAAGAGGATAATATAGATGTCTATCAAGATGCATACATTATATTTTATAATAATGTCATGCAAGGCAAGGTACAAGAGTTTACTAGTAGCATTTCTACGTATTTATTTAGCATTGGTAAGTATTTAATTTTTGATAAAATGAAGAAAAACAATAAGACCATAAATCCAGATTTTGATTTGTCTATTGTTAGAGAAAAGGAAGAACTTGTAGATTCAGAATTAGAAATGGAACAACAAGAACTAACCACAGAACAAATTTTATTAAAAAAGTATTTTGTTACTCTTGGAAAGAAATGTCAAGAACTTTTAACCTTATTTTATTATAGAGGTTTTACCATTAAAGACATTATAGAAGCTGGAAATTACACAAGTGAAAACGTAGTGAAAAGCGCAAAATCCAGATGCATGAAAACCCTAAAAGAAAGAATTAATACAAAAGAATAA
- a CDS encoding tol-pal system YbgF family protein translates to MDNQDLLYHYFSNSLTAAQEKVFEDLLENDAEFKAQFLFEQNLKAVIKSNEIDTLKAKLQGFEKDLSAKKTTRIEHFNTETTKPNPTIFNYKYFAIAASIALLMGWFGYHSFFGTDYSSMYDANFSAYPNTVYTITRGDTENSLEREAFVAYESKDYKTAIEKFDAIPAEATKEYFRFYKAQAYLNVEDTKNAKDLFTKVVTENKNFVAESTWYLALISLKEENKTEAKKYLENLVANFDYNKEKAQTLLKELQ, encoded by the coding sequence ATGGATAATCAAGACCTACTATATCATTATTTTTCTAACAGCTTAACTGCTGCTCAGGAAAAGGTGTTTGAAGATTTATTAGAAAATGATGCCGAATTTAAAGCACAGTTTTTATTTGAACAAAACTTAAAAGCAGTAATTAAAAGTAATGAAATAGATACTTTAAAAGCAAAACTTCAAGGTTTTGAAAAAGACTTGTCTGCAAAAAAAACGACCAGGATAGAACATTTTAATACCGAAACTACAAAACCCAATCCTACTATTTTTAATTATAAATACTTTGCCATTGCAGCATCTATTGCATTGTTAATGGGATGGTTTGGTTATCATTCGTTTTTTGGTACCGACTATTCTAGTATGTATGATGCTAATTTTAGTGCTTACCCAAATACCGTGTATACCATTACTCGAGGGGATACCGAAAATTCTCTAGAGCGTGAAGCTTTTGTAGCATACGAAAGTAAAGACTATAAAACTGCCATAGAAAAATTTGATGCCATTCCTGCTGAAGCAACAAAAGAGTACTTCCGTTTTTATAAAGCGCAAGCATATTTAAATGTAGAAGACACTAAAAATGCAAAAGACTTATTTACAAAAGTAGTTACCGAAAATAAAAACTTTGTTGCAGAATCTACATGGTACTTGGCATTGATCTCTTTAAAAGAAGAAAATAAAACAGAAGCTAAAAAGTATCTGGAAAATCTAGTTGCTAATTTTGATTATAATAAAGAGAAGGCACAAACGCTATTAAAAGAACTTCAATAG
- a CDS encoding CHAT domain-containing protein produces the protein MKKQILLLFSFLAINNAISQNKNDSIYMDKVYSLFLKANQFIYTNEDSTYYYYDQVNKLAKEHKDIEFLIGSISSSNKSAGHFYNLRKMKSNLDTLDSIIRFNKNEINKFDSPSYYINTIHLDKGTYYYLLNDYEKSREAFLSIITSTEALNEEEWNVYNIDLLTSAYSFIAKTYFNDGKYDLAKEYYTKNIHILETKKADDLYKINRNYSLLAEVLKSQEQYTLSNAYFKKSLEHNLLNNGNASSIITEANHLLENYLSTSQIDSASYYLKIMKENLAENHPRWSVFHEAKAKILDAENNYLEAEKELRIALLLVKQKWQDQAHNDVAEAYNKIGLLHTKFNSPEKALENYNLALEQFTTNANPSTINQTAVLKILKNKAEILNELANPSESLETVQEAIQTLDLLKPSFKNNTDKLFLMEEAFPVFESGLQATYNVYQNTKQDSLIDNAFFYSEKSKSALLLEALLSTKATAFANIPKEIIEQEQVLKLQINHIEKQLNHSENKKIEDVLFELKKEYRNLITTIETNYKSYYDLKYNAQVISVSQVQALLKPEDLLLSYFYGNNAIYTIAITKNTKDMQYYKLDANLENEINTIYEMLNNPKSDLETLNSKTYRLYEKLVAPSLANRNAENLIIVADGLLNYIPFSSLNTNETKTKYLVEDYAISYANSATLLKQLTEKEGINNEALAFAPSFNASSSTLLALPNNTEEATAVLHYFKGKTLTSNQATLENFNTESSKYGILHFATHAILDDETPEYSYLAFQPNATNTNLLYVSDLYNLNMNTNLVTLSACESGIGNLKRGEGFMSLARGFYFSGASSISSTLWKINDASALHIMDAFYKNLSKKETKDIALQKAQVAFLNTNKQNDLVHPYYWSGFVISGNTAALASSSNLIWYLLGTVVFILIGGILRKRRKSRI, from the coding sequence ATGAAAAAACAAATACTCCTTTTATTTTCATTTCTAGCAATAAATAATGCTATCAGCCAAAATAAAAATGATTCTATTTATATGGATAAGGTTTATTCTTTATTTCTTAAAGCAAATCAATTTATCTACACAAATGAAGACTCTACCTATTATTACTACGATCAAGTTAATAAACTAGCAAAAGAACATAAGGATATAGAATTTCTAATTGGAAGTATTAGCTCTTCCAATAAATCTGCAGGTCATTTTTATAATTTAAGAAAAATGAAAAGTAATCTAGATACACTAGATTCTATTATTCGGTTTAATAAAAACGAAATAAACAAATTTGACAGTCCGTCTTATTATATAAACACCATCCATTTAGATAAAGGAACCTATTATTATTTATTGAACGATTATGAAAAATCAAGGGAAGCATTCCTTTCTATAATTACTTCTACTGAAGCATTAAATGAAGAAGAATGGAATGTATATAATATTGATCTATTAACGAGTGCCTATAGTTTTATAGCAAAGACCTATTTTAATGATGGCAAATATGATTTAGCAAAAGAATACTACACCAAGAATATTCATATTTTAGAAACAAAAAAAGCAGACGATCTTTATAAAATAAACAGAAACTACAGCCTACTAGCCGAAGTTTTAAAAAGTCAAGAACAGTATACTTTATCTAATGCATACTTCAAAAAATCTTTAGAGCACAACTTGCTTAACAACGGAAACGCTAGTAGTATCATTACAGAAGCAAACCATTTACTAGAAAATTATTTGAGTACTTCACAAATAGATAGCGCTTCATACTATCTAAAAATAATGAAAGAGAATCTAGCAGAGAATCATCCAAGATGGTCTGTATTTCACGAAGCAAAAGCAAAAATATTAGATGCTGAAAACAATTATCTGGAAGCTGAAAAGGAACTCCGAATAGCGTTACTACTTGTAAAGCAAAAATGGCAAGACCAAGCACATAATGATGTTGCAGAAGCATATAATAAAATAGGTTTGTTACACACCAAATTTAACAGTCCCGAAAAAGCTTTAGAAAATTACAATTTGGCTTTAGAGCAATTCACTACAAACGCGAATCCTTCTACTATTAATCAGACTGCAGTTTTAAAAATTTTAAAAAACAAAGCAGAAATTTTAAATGAACTAGCGAATCCTTCCGAAAGTTTAGAAACGGTTCAGGAAGCGATACAAACCTTAGATTTATTAAAACCTAGTTTTAAAAATAATACCGATAAACTCTTTTTAATGGAAGAAGCCTTTCCTGTTTTCGAGTCTGGTTTGCAAGCGACCTACAATGTATATCAAAATACAAAACAAGATTCGCTTATAGACAATGCTTTCTTTTATTCCGAAAAAAGCAAATCCGCACTTTTACTAGAAGCGCTTTTAAGTACAAAAGCTACGGCGTTTGCTAATATTCCGAAGGAAATTATTGAGCAAGAACAAGTATTAAAATTGCAAATCAATCATATAGAAAAACAATTAAATCATTCGGAAAACAAAAAAATAGAAGATGTATTATTTGAATTAAAAAAGGAATACCGAAACCTTATAACTACCATTGAAACCAACTACAAAAGTTATTACGATTTAAAATACAACGCACAAGTAATTTCTGTTTCTCAAGTACAAGCACTGTTAAAACCAGAAGATCTATTGCTTTCTTATTTTTATGGTAACAACGCTATTTATACCATCGCAATTACTAAAAACACGAAAGACATGCAGTATTATAAACTGGATGCAAATTTAGAAAACGAGATTAATACCATCTACGAAATGCTTAACAATCCGAAATCGGATTTAGAAACCTTAAATAGCAAAACATATAGGTTATATGAAAAATTAGTGGCTCCAAGTTTGGCAAACCGAAACGCAGAAAATCTAATTATTGTTGCAGATGGATTACTGAATTACATTCCGTTTTCTAGCTTAAATACAAATGAAACGAAGACCAAATATTTAGTAGAAGACTATGCGATTAGCTATGCGAACTCTGCAACTTTATTAAAACAGCTTACCGAAAAAGAAGGAATTAATAACGAAGCACTAGCCTTTGCTCCTAGTTTTAATGCTTCGTCTTCCACACTTTTAGCATTACCAAATAACACAGAAGAAGCTACCGCAGTTTTACATTATTTTAAAGGAAAAACATTAACAAGCAACCAAGCAACCCTTGAGAATTTTAATACCGAAAGCAGCAAATACGGCATTCTTCATTTTGCAACACACGCTATTTTAGATGATGAAACTCCGGAATACTCCTATTTAGCCTTTCAACCAAATGCAACAAACACCAATTTATTATATGTAAGTGATTTGTACAATTTAAATATGAACACCAATTTAGTGACTTTAAGTGCTTGCGAAAGCGGTATTGGAAATCTGAAACGCGGTGAAGGTTTTATGAGTCTAGCTCGCGGATTTTACTTTAGTGGTGCTTCCAGTATCTCTAGTACATTGTGGAAAATTAACGATGCTTCCGCTTTACATATTATGGATGCTTTTTACAAAAACTTATCTAAAAAGGAAACCAAAGACATTGCCTTACAAAAAGCACAAGTCGCTTTTTTAAATACCAACAAACAGAATGATTTGGTTCATCCTTATTATTGGTCTGGATTTGTAATTTCTGGAAATACTGCTGCTTTAGCTTCTAGTAGTAATTTAATCTGGTATCTATTGGGTACCGTTGTTTTTATTTTAATTGGAGGAATACTTAGGAAACGTAGAAAATCAAGAATATAA